A portion of the Flavobacterium magnum genome contains these proteins:
- a CDS encoding YeeE/YedE family protein, with the protein MESLYQTWPWYLSGFLIGAVMMVLIFFGKTFGMSSNLRSLCTIAGAGRYADFFNFDWKSQRWNLAVVFGAMIGGFVAVHYMSDPSNVAINPKTIEQLHTLGFEAPGGKLAPDSMFGPAAFQSPKTIAILLVGGLLIGFGSRYAGGCTSGHAIQGLSNLQVPSLKAVIGFFVGGLIMTWLLFPLIF; encoded by the coding sequence ATGGAATCACTTTATCAAACCTGGCCCTGGTACCTCTCAGGCTTCCTGATCGGAGCGGTCATGATGGTACTCATTTTTTTCGGAAAGACGTTCGGGATGTCGTCAAACCTGCGCTCGCTTTGCACTATTGCAGGGGCGGGCAGGTACGCCGACTTCTTCAACTTCGACTGGAAGTCACAACGCTGGAACCTCGCGGTGGTCTTTGGCGCCATGATCGGCGGATTTGTAGCGGTACATTATATGTCCGATCCGTCAAATGTGGCAATCAATCCCAAAACAATCGAGCAGCTGCATACGCTGGGGTTTGAAGCGCCCGGTGGCAAGCTGGCACCCGACAGCATGTTCGGCCCTGCCGCCTTCCAATCCCCTAAGACGATCGCGATACTGCTTGTCGGTGGGCTGCTCATCGGATTTGGGTCGCGCTACGCGGGTGGCTGTACTTCGGGACATGCGATCCAGGGCCTGAGCAATCTGCAGGTGCCTTCTCTCAAAGCCGTAATCGGTTTCTTCGTTGGTGGCCTGATCATGACCTGGTTGTTATTCCCCTTAATTTTCTAA
- a CDS encoding glycoside hydrolase family 16 protein, protein MKKLLIFLLAVNTGYAQQPKRKLVWEEQFNGKSLNEKDWNFELGDGCPNCGWGNNERQLYTKENHKLVDGKLVITAKKVGDTYSSTRITTQGKRQFQYGRIEARAKVPVGQGIWPAFWMLGANIGTAGWPKCGEIDILEYIGREPDMVYTTLHTQDTHGEHASSKKTKIDAVEDGFHLYATEWDAEKIRFYVDDQLVYTYQPEPKTEGNWPFNQPFYILINCAIGGNFGGPAVDDSIFPQQYIIDYVKVYQ, encoded by the coding sequence ATGAAAAAGCTACTGATCTTTTTGTTGGCCGTGAACACCGGCTACGCCCAACAGCCTAAGCGCAAACTTGTCTGGGAAGAGCAATTCAATGGTAAGTCACTGAATGAAAAAGACTGGAATTTTGAGCTTGGCGACGGCTGCCCTAACTGTGGCTGGGGCAACAACGAACGACAATTGTACACGAAGGAAAACCATAAGCTTGTCGATGGCAAGCTGGTGATCACCGCGAAAAAAGTAGGTGACACCTACTCGTCCACGCGGATTACGACACAGGGAAAACGACAATTTCAATACGGACGCATTGAAGCGCGTGCGAAAGTTCCGGTGGGCCAGGGCATCTGGCCGGCTTTCTGGATGCTTGGCGCGAACATCGGCACCGCTGGATGGCCCAAATGCGGTGAGATTGACATCCTCGAATACATCGGACGGGAGCCTGACATGGTGTATACCACGCTGCATACCCAGGATACCCATGGCGAGCATGCCAGCTCAAAAAAGACAAAAATCGACGCGGTCGAAGATGGCTTTCACCTGTATGCGACCGAATGGGATGCGGAGAAGATCAGGTTTTATGTCGATGACCAACTGGTCTATACCTACCAGCCTGAGCCTAAAACCGAAGGGAACTGGCCATTTAACCAGCCGTTTTACATTCTTATCAATTGTGCCATCGGCGGCAATTTTGGAGGGCCGGCGGTAGACGACAGTATTTTTCCGCAGCAATACATTATTGATTATGTGAAAGTGTATCAATAA
- a CDS encoding family 16 glycosylhydrolase has translation MKNLFRKTAVILAAICAFTACEQDDHSFGDISTPSNLQVNAAIVGQTAEMPNGDGSGFVDFTATADNAISYKYIFSDGTTENSPSGIFRKRFTQNGLNTYSVTVLASGKGGVTTSTTLEVTVKSDFKDEEAVQFLTGGSSKKWYWAASEVGHLGVGPNNGDLTKNYYGDYYQAQPFEKAGSPDSSCLYDNELTFSLDNGILKYQLDNGGRTFFNAAFLGVAGGAGSSDQCLDFDVSGVKTVSLSPSNSLVAANLKRGTQMTFSDGGFMGYYIQQSTYEIMSITENRMVVRAVMGGNEALAWYHTFSSQPPTQPGDDNFDNLVFEDNFDVNGAPDTAKWSYDLGAGGWGNNEVQSYTNTADNVIVADGNLKITAKKVGSGYTSARLKSENKFEFKYGKIEFRAKLPTGGGTWPALWALGENYATNSWPACGEIDVMEHVGNNPNVIHGTLHYPGASGGNANTNSTTISNVSSEFHVYSVTWSASSIKFYVDGNLYHSYANVASSPFNLDFFLIMNVAMGGNFGGAIDPAFTQSTMEVDYVRVYQ, from the coding sequence ATGAAAAATCTATTCAGAAAAACAGCGGTCATCCTCGCGGCAATCTGCGCCTTTACGGCCTGTGAGCAGGACGACCATTCATTTGGCGACATCAGCACGCCTTCGAACCTGCAGGTCAATGCAGCCATCGTGGGCCAAACGGCGGAGATGCCTAACGGAGACGGCAGCGGCTTCGTCGATTTTACTGCAACGGCCGACAACGCCATCAGCTATAAGTACATCTTCAGCGACGGCACCACAGAAAATTCACCAAGCGGGATTTTCCGGAAACGCTTTACCCAGAACGGCTTAAACACGTATTCGGTAACGGTACTGGCCAGCGGAAAAGGCGGTGTCACCACAAGCACCACATTAGAGGTTACGGTAAAGAGTGATTTTAAAGACGAGGAAGCCGTACAATTCCTTACCGGCGGCAGTTCAAAAAAATGGTACTGGGCGGCCTCAGAGGTGGGTCACCTGGGCGTGGGTCCGAATAACGGCGACCTGACCAAAAATTACTATGGCGATTACTACCAGGCACAGCCGTTTGAAAAGGCAGGTTCCCCTGACAGTTCCTGCCTGTATGACAACGAACTGACGTTCTCGCTGGACAATGGCATCCTGAAATACCAGCTGGATAATGGTGGCAGGACATTCTTCAACGCCGCGTTCCTTGGCGTCGCCGGTGGGGCGGGCAGTTCTGACCAGTGTCTTGATTTTGATGTGAGCGGCGTAAAAACGGTAAGCTTGTCCCCATCGAATTCTCTGGTAGCGGCCAACCTGAAACGAGGTACGCAAATGACATTCTCTGACGGTGGTTTTATGGGTTATTACATCCAGCAAAGTACTTATGAGATCATGTCTATAACTGAAAATCGTATGGTAGTACGCGCCGTCATGGGTGGTAATGAAGCGCTGGCTTGGTACCACACCTTCTCGTCCCAACCTCCGACACAGCCTGGTGACGACAATTTTGACAATCTTGTATTTGAAGATAACTTTGACGTAAATGGTGCTCCCGACACTGCAAAATGGTCGTATGACCTGGGTGCAGGCGGATGGGGCAACAACGAGGTCCAATCTTACACCAATACCGCGGACAACGTCATCGTGGCAGACGGGAACCTCAAAATAACTGCAAAGAAAGTGGGCTCAGGCTACACGTCCGCAAGACTGAAATCGGAAAACAAATTTGAATTCAAATACGGCAAGATTGAATTCCGCGCCAAATTGCCAACCGGCGGCGGAACATGGCCGGCACTCTGGGCACTGGGCGAAAATTATGCGACCAATTCCTGGCCTGCCTGCGGTGAAATCGATGTGATGGAACATGTCGGCAACAATCCTAACGTGATTCACGGTACCTTGCATTATCCCGGAGCTTCGGGCGGCAATGCCAATACCAACAGCACGACAATTTCGAATGTTTCTTCAGAGTTCCACGTGTATTCGGTCACCTGGAGTGCTTCGTCCATCAAGTTTTATGTTGACGGCAACCTCTACCACTCCTACGCCAACGTCGCCAGTTCGCCGTTCAACCTGGATTTCTTCCTGATCATGAATGTGGCCATGGGCGGAAATTTCGGTGGCGCCATCGATCCGGCATTTACACAATCGACCATGGAAGTGGACTACGTCAGGGTGTACCAATAA
- a CDS encoding 2-dehydro-3-deoxyphosphooctonate aldolase, which translates to MTLRTILISIAAAAALSACVSGKSTIRNINNNAPDMVLLKDNTFAVQTYSTDPRYGYDKDYPVNVFYRDIQNDTLNAQRYLNALAGPNGEKLRYRKLEDCCPYPTKRNEIGGVGMLQVYELDWDGPHKPARLYINIYDKSEVMVPVGLTLRKK; encoded by the coding sequence ATGACACTAAGGACAATCCTCATTTCTATAGCAGCCGCAGCGGCACTGTCAGCCTGTGTGAGCGGAAAAAGCACAATCAGGAACATCAACAACAATGCGCCGGACATGGTGCTGCTCAAAGACAACACTTTTGCGGTACAGACGTACAGCACGGATCCGAGATACGGCTACGACAAGGATTACCCGGTGAACGTATTCTATCGCGATATCCAAAACGACACGCTCAATGCGCAGCGTTACCTCAATGCATTGGCGGGTCCAAACGGCGAAAAGCTGCGCTACCGCAAGCTTGAGGACTGCTGCCCCTACCCTACCAAGCGCAACGAGATAGGCGGCGTGGGCATGCTCCAGGTATACGAGCTCGACTGGGACGGGCCGCACAAACCCGCCAGGCTTTACATCAATATCTATGACAAAAGCGAGGTGATGGTCCCTGTGGGTCTTACTTTGCGCAAGAAATAG
- the bglX gene encoding beta-glucosidase BglX, which yields MKRRILMLPQAIAIAVLWSCSTQKTAISQPISASTEVDRKADSLLRLMTLEEKIGQMNQYNGFWEVTGPAPKDGAAAIKYEHLKKGWVGSMLNVLGTKDVRALQKIAVEESRLHIPVIFGYDVIHGYQTLSPIPLAESASWDLDAIQKSASIAAEEAAAVGINWTFAPMVDITRDARWGRVMEGAGEDPYLGSKIAYARVKGFQGDNFKNAKTIVACTKHFAAYGFAEAGRDYNTVDIGTETLYNVVFPPFKATVDAGVYTFMNSFNEINGIPSTGSAFLQRDVLKGDWGFGGFVVSDWGSMGEMIAHGQARDGKEAAEIAANGGSDMDMESSVYVEHLAALVREGKVRESYIDDAARRILKVKFALGLFDDPYKYCNEANEKATVGKKEFHDGVLDMAKKSIVLLKNQNDLLPLKKSGQKIALIGALANDKSSPLGSWRGAAKDGSAVSVLEGMQKYTGNRLVFEKGVDLAMGTPVFGSETKINMTDRTGIEQAVSAAKDADVVVIVLGEIGFQTGEGRSRVNLELPGLQQELLEAVYQVNKNIVLVVNNGRPLLLNWADAHVPAIVEAWQLGTQSGNAIAQVLYGDYNPSGKLPMSFPRSVGQLPLYYNHKNTGRPGGGGESVFWSHYGDEKNTPLYPFGYGLGYSKFEYSNIRLSKNVLSGNDKITVSADVKNIGKMDGKEVVQMYLRDLFGSSTRPVRELKGFEMVPLKSGEMKTVSFDIDKKQLEYYTRNNRWEAEPGDFKVFIGGNSDATLQADFKYVN from the coding sequence ATGAAACGAAGGATTTTAATGCTGCCGCAAGCAATCGCTATCGCAGTACTATGGAGTTGCAGTACCCAGAAAACTGCGATAAGCCAACCCATTTCGGCCAGCACCGAGGTTGACCGCAAAGCGGATTCCTTACTGAGGCTCATGACTTTGGAAGAAAAGATCGGGCAGATGAACCAATATAATGGCTTTTGGGAAGTTACCGGTCCCGCCCCGAAAGACGGCGCTGCAGCCATCAAATACGAACACCTGAAAAAGGGTTGGGTAGGCTCAATGCTGAATGTTTTGGGCACCAAAGACGTGCGCGCGCTGCAAAAAATCGCCGTTGAGGAAAGCCGATTACACATTCCCGTGATTTTTGGCTATGACGTCATTCATGGGTACCAGACGCTGAGCCCGATCCCGTTGGCGGAATCGGCAAGCTGGGATCTTGATGCCATACAAAAATCTGCGTCCATCGCCGCTGAAGAGGCTGCCGCAGTTGGCATCAACTGGACGTTCGCACCGATGGTCGATATCACGCGAGACGCACGCTGGGGCCGTGTGATGGAAGGTGCGGGCGAAGATCCGTATCTCGGAAGTAAAATTGCTTACGCCCGTGTGAAAGGGTTTCAGGGCGACAATTTTAAGAACGCGAAGACGATAGTGGCCTGTACAAAACACTTTGCAGCCTACGGTTTCGCCGAAGCGGGCCGTGATTACAATACGGTTGACATCGGAACCGAAACGCTTTACAATGTCGTTTTTCCACCGTTTAAAGCTACGGTAGATGCGGGCGTGTACACGTTTATGAATTCATTTAACGAAATCAACGGGATCCCATCCACCGGAAGCGCGTTTTTACAGCGTGATGTGCTTAAGGGCGATTGGGGGTTTGGCGGATTTGTCGTATCCGACTGGGGCTCGATGGGTGAAATGATTGCACACGGCCAGGCGAGAGACGGCAAAGAGGCTGCTGAAATCGCCGCCAACGGCGGGTCTGACATGGACATGGAATCATCAGTTTACGTGGAACACCTTGCCGCGCTGGTGCGAGAAGGGAAAGTCAGGGAAAGTTACATCGACGATGCGGCACGAAGAATCCTAAAAGTGAAATTTGCGTTGGGATTGTTTGACGACCCTTATAAATACTGCAATGAAGCCAATGAAAAGGCGACCGTCGGTAAAAAAGAATTTCATGACGGCGTCCTGGATATGGCCAAAAAGTCGATTGTGCTGCTCAAGAACCAAAACGACCTGCTACCGTTGAAGAAGTCGGGGCAGAAGATTGCGCTTATTGGTGCTCTGGCCAATGATAAAAGCAGTCCGCTCGGAAGCTGGCGCGGTGCCGCAAAAGACGGGTCGGCGGTATCGGTGCTTGAAGGCATGCAAAAATATACGGGCAACCGGTTGGTTTTTGAAAAAGGCGTTGATCTGGCTATGGGTACGCCGGTTTTCGGTTCTGAAACCAAAATCAATATGACCGACCGGACGGGCATCGAACAGGCGGTTTCGGCCGCGAAGGATGCCGACGTCGTCGTGATCGTACTCGGAGAAATCGGTTTCCAGACCGGAGAAGGCCGCAGCCGTGTGAACCTTGAACTTCCGGGCCTGCAACAGGAACTGCTCGAAGCGGTTTATCAGGTAAATAAAAATATAGTGCTTGTTGTAAACAACGGCCGTCCGTTGCTGTTAAATTGGGCGGATGCGCACGTGCCTGCCATTGTCGAAGCCTGGCAGCTTGGCACGCAGAGCGGCAACGCGATCGCCCAGGTGTTATACGGCGACTACAACCCCAGCGGTAAACTGCCGATGTCATTTCCGCGCAGTGTCGGGCAATTGCCGCTGTATTACAACCACAAGAATACCGGAAGGCCGGGTGGCGGCGGCGAAAGTGTTTTCTGGTCGCACTATGGGGACGAGAAAAATACGCCATTGTATCCTTTCGGGTACGGATTGGGGTATTCGAAATTTGAATATTCAAACATCAGGCTCAGCAAAAATGTATTGTCCGGAAATGATAAAATTACAGTTTCGGCGGATGTGAAAAACATCGGTAAAATGGATGGAAAAGAAGTGGTGCAAATGTACCTGCGTGATCTTTTCGGCAGTTCGACACGGCCGGTCAGGGAGCTGAAAGGTTTCGAAATGGTACCGCTGAAATCGGGTGAAATGAAAACGGTCTCTTTCGACATCGACAAAAAACAGCTCGAATATTATACGCGTAACAACCGTTGGGAAGCAGAGCCGGGTGACTTTAAGGTATTCATTGGAGGCAATTCTGACGCTACGCTCCAGGCCGACTTTAAATATGTAAATTGA
- a CDS encoding DUF4199 domain-containing protein, giving the protein MKKFAIEIKWAIRYIFVYIAWVFLEKYTGAYDTHIENYIWYSFGFYILAFLIYLMAVKEKKTAYFGNSMDWKQGSISGIYMTLFIAILMPFAQIVIQKSIAPEFFPNMIRRAMASKNANPQAIRDYFSFPDYITQTVFMTLSIGMLYATAASRVVRNKHQK; this is encoded by the coding sequence ATGAAAAAATTTGCCATCGAGATCAAATGGGCCATCAGGTACATTTTTGTTTACATCGCGTGGGTATTCCTCGAAAAATACACGGGGGCGTATGACACCCATATAGAAAATTATATCTGGTATTCGTTTGGGTTCTATATACTGGCATTCCTGATTTACCTGATGGCGGTTAAGGAGAAGAAAACGGCGTATTTCGGGAACAGCATGGACTGGAAGCAGGGAAGTATCTCGGGAATTTACATGACCCTGTTTATTGCCATCCTGATGCCGTTTGCGCAGATTGTAATCCAGAAATCCATTGCGCCTGAGTTTTTCCCAAATATGATCAGGCGTGCGATGGCGTCAAAAAACGCGAATCCGCAGGCCATCAGGGACTATTTCAGTTTCCCGGACTACATTACCCAAACCGTTTTTATGACGCTTTCCATCGGGATGCTATACGCTACGGCGGCTTCGCGCGTTGTTAGGAATAAACACCAAAAATAA
- a CDS encoding DUF6691 family protein, translating into MKTLKYIIVGFVFGVVLTKSEAVSWYRIYEMFRFESFHMYGIIGVAVVTGLIGVQWIKRSKARDITGAPIVIQDKEQGSARYWIGGLLFGLGWALAGSCPGPIFILIGAGFFPVTLVLLGALLGTFLYGVVKDKLPH; encoded by the coding sequence ATGAAAACACTAAAATACATCATCGTCGGATTTGTCTTCGGGGTTGTGCTCACCAAGTCGGAGGCCGTGTCCTGGTACCGCATTTACGAAATGTTCCGGTTTGAATCGTTTCATATGTACGGCATCATCGGTGTGGCCGTTGTCACGGGACTCATCGGCGTACAGTGGATCAAACGAAGCAAGGCGCGGGACATAACCGGCGCACCCATTGTCATCCAGGATAAGGAGCAAGGTTCAGCCCGTTACTGGATCGGAGGGCTGCTGTTCGGGCTTGGCTGGGCGTTGGCAGGATCGTGCCCGGGCCCGATTTTCATATTAATTGGCGCCGGTTTCTTTCCTGTTACCCTGGTTTTACTGGGCGCGCTGCTCGGAACTTTCCTCTATGGCGTCGTAAAAGATAAATTACCGCATTAA
- a CDS encoding lipocalin family protein, with protein MKNILKVAVLVLSMSFVGCSSDDDEASIVGKWNFSKEGLAAQGQEVLTDYTHATGCTKDNVEFKADGTISETYYDDACAASTSNGTYTKSGNTVVVTMDGVATTYEVKQLSGSTLKVYDTESIDGQSFTNVTVFTKN; from the coding sequence ATGAAAAACATTTTAAAGGTTGCCGTGTTGGTATTGAGTATGTCATTCGTAGGTTGCAGCAGCGACGATGACGAGGCTTCAATCGTAGGAAAGTGGAATTTTTCTAAAGAAGGTCTGGCTGCACAAGGTCAGGAAGTTTTAACTGATTACACACACGCTACTGGTTGTACCAAAGACAATGTGGAGTTTAAGGCTGACGGTACCATTTCAGAAACGTATTATGATGACGCCTGTGCTGCATCGACTTCAAACGGTACTTACACTAAAAGCGGTAACACTGTTGTGGTGACTATGGACGGTGTAGCTACAACTTATGAAGTGAAGCAATTGTCAGGTTCAACTTTGAAAGTGTACGATACTGAAAGTATCGACGGACAGTCTTTCACGAATGTGACTGTGTTTACGAAAAACTAA
- the kdsA gene encoding 3-deoxy-8-phosphooctulonate synthase, with the protein MNLNNIPKIKHLDSGNFFLLAGPCAIEGEEMAMRIAERLVTITDNLQIPYVFKGSFKKANRSRIDSFCGIGDEKALKILRRVSETFDVPTVTDIHTNEDAPMAAEYVDVLQIPAFLVRQTDLVVAAANTGKTVNLKKGQFMSPESMKHAVQKVLDCQNENVMVTDRGTMFGYQDMIVDYRGIPTMQQYAKTVLDVTHSLQQPNQTAGVTGGRPDMIETIAKAGIVVGVDGIFIETHFDPANAKSDGANMLHLDYFEPLMQKLTAIRKTVNSF; encoded by the coding sequence ATGAATTTAAACAACATCCCTAAAATCAAACACCTGGACAGTGGGAACTTTTTTCTCCTGGCCGGGCCGTGCGCCATCGAAGGAGAGGAAATGGCAATGCGCATTGCCGAACGCCTCGTCACGATTACAGATAATTTGCAGATCCCATACGTTTTTAAAGGCTCTTTCAAAAAAGCAAACCGTTCCCGTATTGACAGTTTTTGCGGTATCGGCGATGAAAAGGCATTGAAGATCCTACGCAGGGTCTCCGAGACTTTTGACGTGCCTACGGTGACCGATATCCACACAAATGAAGATGCGCCAATGGCCGCTGAATATGTCGATGTGCTGCAGATCCCTGCGTTCCTGGTGCGACAGACTGACCTCGTCGTAGCGGCAGCCAACACCGGCAAGACCGTGAACCTCAAGAAAGGGCAGTTTATGAGCCCCGAAAGCATGAAACATGCCGTGCAGAAAGTGCTGGATTGCCAGAACGAAAACGTCATGGTGACCGATCGCGGCACGATGTTCGGATACCAGGACATGATTGTGGATTACCGCGGCATCCCCACGATGCAGCAATACGCCAAAACCGTGCTTGATGTGACGCATTCGCTGCAGCAGCCAAACCAGACCGCCGGCGTCACCGGGGGCCGCCCGGATATGATTGAAACCATAGCCAAGGCCGGTATCGTGGTGGGTGTCGATGGCATCTTTATCGAAACGCATTTTGATCCGGCAAACGCCAAAAGCGATGGCGCCAATATGCTGCACCTTGATTATTTCGAGCCTTTGATGCAGAAACTTACGGCAATCCGCAAAACGGTCAATTCATTTTAA